Proteins found in one Coleofasciculaceae cyanobacterium genomic segment:
- the tal gene encoding transaldolase, translated as MTNFNQEILPGERLIMSTQNPILEIENQYGQSIWMDNLSRDIIESGELKQFIADKGIRGITSNPAIFEKAIAGNKIYDAAIEAGIKANKSVQEIYEDLIFSDIRNACDIFLPIYEESDGLDGYVSIEVPPSLAKSTDDSTIEEARRYYQVIDRPNLMIKIPGTPEGLSAVEQAISEGMSINVTLLFSVQSYIDTAEAYLKGLEKRAAAGKDISKVASVASFFLSRIDVMIDERLDRKLESADEAAKAKLKAIKGKVAIANAKIAYQKYQEIFSGDRWSALVAKGAKVQRLLWASTGTKNPEYSDVMYVDGLVGVDTVNTLPPDTIDACVDHCDPANRIETDLDAAHQVIEGLKDEAVDIDLDVVMDELLQEGIDKFIKPFESLMSSLETKVKQLAAV; from the coding sequence ATGACTAATTTTAATCAGGAAATATTACCAGGAGAAAGATTAATTATGTCTACCCAAAACCCGATTTTAGAGATTGAAAACCAATACGGTCAAAGTATCTGGATGGATAATCTTAGCCGGGACATTATCGAATCTGGAGAATTAAAACAATTTATCGCCGATAAAGGTATTCGAGGCATAACTTCCAACCCTGCTATTTTTGAAAAAGCGATCGCTGGAAACAAAATCTACGATGCGGCAATTGAAGCTGGAATCAAAGCGAATAAATCAGTTCAAGAAATCTACGAAGATCTAATTTTTAGTGATATTCGCAACGCCTGTGATATTTTCCTGCCCATATATGAAGAGAGTGATGGTTTAGATGGCTATGTCAGTATCGAAGTCCCGCCAAGTCTAGCTAAGAGTACCGATGATAGCACTATTGAAGAAGCTCGTCGCTATTATCAAGTTATCGATCGCCCCAACTTAATGATTAAAATTCCTGGAACTCCAGAAGGTTTATCTGCGGTAGAACAGGCGATCTCCGAAGGCATGAGCATTAATGTAACTCTGCTATTTTCGGTGCAAAGCTACATTGATACCGCTGAAGCTTATCTTAAAGGTTTAGAAAAACGAGCAGCGGCAGGGAAAGATATTAGTAAAGTGGCTTCTGTTGCCAGTTTCTTCCTGAGTCGAATTGATGTAATGATCGACGAGCGCCTCGATCGCAAATTAGAGTCTGCCGATGAAGCAGCTAAAGCCAAACTCAAGGCGATTAAAGGTAAAGTAGCGATCGCTAATGCTAAAATTGCCTACCAAAAATACCAAGAAATCTTCAGTGGCGACAGATGGTCAGCCCTGGTAGCTAAAGGCGCAAAGGTACAAAGACTTCTTTGGGCAAGTACTGGAACTAAAAATCCTGAGTACAGCGACGTAATGTACGTTGATGGGCTTGTGGGAGTAGATACGGTAAACACTCTGCCTCCTGATACTATTGATGCTTGTGTAGACCATTGCGATCCCGCTAATCGGATCGAAACCGATTTAGATGCAGCACATCAAGTTATTGAAGGCTTAAAAGATGAAGCCGTTGATATCGATCTTGATGTCGTAATGGACGAATTACTCCAAGAAGGTATTGATAAATTTATCAAACCCTTTGAATCGTTGATGTCTTCCCTAGAAACCAAAGTCAAGCAATTAGCAGCAGTCTAA
- the fbp gene encoding class 1 fructose-bisphosphatase has product MENFDQAVIPEYSLDRDCQTLSRHVLQQFADFNAQAQDVSAIMNRIALAAKLVSRRLSRAGLMAGSLGFTGETNVQGESVKKMDIYANDVFISVFKQSGLVCRLASEEMEKPYYIPENCPIGRYTLLYDPIDGSSNVDINLNVGSIFSLRQQEGEDLDGKAQDLLQNGDRQIGAGYVLYGPSTVLVYTIGKGVHSFILDPSLGEFILAEENITIPQHGPVYSVNEGNYWQWDESIREYIRYVHRNNRYTSRYSGALVGDFHRILLQGGVFLYPGTVKKPEGKLRLLYESAPLAFLAEQAGGSASTGMARILSVVPEELHQRTPLVIGSTEDVELVESFIQDRARRDSEEKSLV; this is encoded by the coding sequence ATGGAAAATTTTGACCAAGCTGTCATTCCAGAATATAGCCTAGATAGAGATTGCCAAACTCTGTCTAGGCACGTGCTACAGCAGTTTGCTGACTTTAACGCTCAAGCACAAGACGTCAGCGCGATCATGAATCGCATTGCTTTAGCAGCCAAACTTGTAAGTCGCCGTTTAAGTCGGGCAGGCTTAATGGCTGGATCATTAGGTTTTACGGGAGAAACTAATGTTCAGGGAGAATCAGTTAAGAAAATGGACATCTATGCCAATGATGTTTTTATCTCCGTCTTTAAGCAAAGTGGTTTAGTTTGCCGCTTGGCATCAGAAGAAATGGAGAAACCATATTACATCCCCGAAAATTGCCCTATAGGACGCTATACACTTTTATATGATCCGATAGACGGCTCTTCCAATGTAGATATCAACTTAAATGTTGGTTCGATCTTCTCTCTGCGCCAGCAGGAAGGCGAGGATCTCGATGGCAAAGCCCAAGATTTATTACAAAATGGCGATCGCCAAATTGGCGCAGGTTATGTTCTGTACGGTCCTTCTACAGTATTGGTTTACACTATAGGCAAAGGTGTTCACTCGTTTATTCTTGACCCCAGCTTAGGGGAATTTATTTTAGCAGAAGAAAATATTACCATTCCCCAACATGGCCCAGTTTATAGCGTCAACGAAGGTAACTACTGGCAATGGGATGAATCAATTCGCGAGTACATCCGCTATGTTCATCGTAACAATCGCTATACCTCTCGCTATAGCGGTGCGCTGGTAGGAGATTTTCACCGTATCTTGTTGCAGGGTGGTGTCTTTCTCTATCCAGGAACAGTCAAAAAACCAGAAGGCAAGCTGAGATTATTATACGAATCTGCACCGTTGGCTTTCTTGGCAGAACAAGCCGGAGGCAGTGCCAGTACTGGTATGGCAAGGATTTTGAGCGTAGTACCAGAAGAACTACACCAGCGAACTCCTTTAGTAATTGGCAGTACCGAAGATGTAGAACTAGTCGAGTCTTTTATCCAAGATCGAGCGCGTCGTGATTCGGAAGAGAAAAGTTTAGTTTGA
- a CDS encoding aspartate ammonia-lyase: MNFGTEISGTSSTKPKMNNYRTEKDSMGSKEIPANVYYGIQTLRATENFGISGIKPLATYVDACILIKKATAIANGELGCIDRKISQAIVQAADEILNGGLREQFVVDVYQAGAGTSHHMNVNEVLANRALEILGDEKGNYSQVNPNDHVNYGQSTNDVIPTAIRVGALLALDRTLNPALSNAIAAMEQKANEFQAIVKSGRTHMQDAVPVRLGAGFEAWEQILRDHQRRIETAARDLYHLGLGGSATGTGLNTHPQYRHRAAELLAEFIGKPLQPAPQLMAAMQSMSPFVNVSGSLRNLAQDLVKISHDLRLMDSGPQTGFKEIQLPAVQPGSSIMPGKYNPVMAEMTSMVCFQVMGYDTAIALAAQAGQLELNVMMPLIAYDLIHSIEILGNTIDSLSKRCLTGITARRDRCLAYAEGSLALVTALNTHVGYLKAADVAKKSLETGKSIREIVLEEDLMSEAQLAEVLDLEKMSQLPK; encoded by the coding sequence TTGAATTTTGGCACAGAAATATCTGGAACTAGCAGCACAAAACCGAAGATGAACAACTATCGTACCGAAAAAGACTCGATGGGGTCGAAAGAAATACCTGCTAATGTTTATTATGGGATTCAGACTTTAAGAGCGACAGAAAACTTTGGCATCAGTGGGATCAAACCTTTGGCAACTTATGTTGATGCCTGTATTTTAATTAAAAAAGCTACAGCGATCGCCAACGGAGAATTAGGCTGTATAGACCGTAAAATTAGTCAAGCAATAGTTCAAGCTGCCGATGAAATCTTAAACGGTGGATTACGCGAGCAGTTTGTAGTTGATGTTTATCAAGCAGGGGCTGGCACATCCCATCATATGAACGTCAATGAAGTATTAGCCAATCGAGCTTTAGAAATTTTAGGCGATGAAAAAGGCAATTATAGCCAAGTCAATCCAAACGATCATGTTAACTATGGTCAGTCCACTAATGATGTAATTCCTACTGCTATTCGAGTTGGAGCATTATTAGCCTTGGATCGAACTCTCAATCCAGCTTTGTCAAACGCGATCGCCGCCATGGAGCAAAAAGCCAATGAGTTCCAAGCTATTGTTAAATCTGGTCGTACCCATATGCAAGATGCTGTACCCGTGCGTTTAGGAGCAGGATTTGAAGCTTGGGAGCAAATTTTACGAGATCATCAACGAAGAATTGAGACCGCTGCCAGAGACCTGTATCACTTGGGTTTGGGGGGGAGTGCCACAGGAACAGGATTAAATACTCATCCACAATATCGTCATCGGGCTGCTGAATTATTAGCCGAGTTTATTGGCAAGCCTTTACAACCAGCACCACAATTAATGGCAGCGATGCAGAGCATGAGTCCTTTTGTTAACGTTTCGGGTAGCTTACGCAACTTGGCGCAGGATTTGGTCAAAATTTCTCATGATTTGCGCCTCATGGATTCTGGCCCTCAAACAGGATTTAAAGAAATACAGCTACCCGCAGTCCAGCCAGGGTCATCAATTATGCCAGGGAAATATAACCCCGTAATGGCAGAAATGACGTCAATGGTTTGCTTTCAAGTGATGGGATACGATACGGCGATCGCCTTGGCTGCTCAAGCAGGACAATTAGAGTTAAACGTAATGATGCCTCTAATTGCCTACGATTTAATTCATAGCATCGAAATATTGGGCAATACTATTGATAGTCTCAGTAAGCGTTGTTTAACGGGAATTACTGCTCGTCGCGATCGCTGTTTGGCATATGCCGAAGGCAGTTTGGCTTTGGTAACCGCTCTCAATACCCATGTAGGCTATCTCAAAGCAGCAGATGTGGCCAAGAAGTCGCTCGAAACAGGTAAATCGATTCGGGAGATCGTTTTAGAAGAAGATTTAATGAGTGAAGCACAATTAGCAGAAGTTTTAGACTTAGAAAAAATGAGTCAGCTACCTAAATAG
- a CDS encoding glycogen debranching protein, with amino-acid sequence MPQMSQITIWVNEQIDPGGLIYACIACLDEDAANACHQNWQNSLSQQQKQNGWVASLRTVTSWDEVPVNALKLSW; translated from the coding sequence ATGCCACAAATGTCACAAATAACTATATGGGTAAATGAACAAATCGATCCAGGTGGTCTAATTTATGCCTGTATTGCCTGTCTAGATGAAGATGCAGCCAACGCCTGTCATCAAAATTGGCAAAATAGCCTTTCTCAACAACAAAAGCAAAATGGCTGGGTGGCTAGTCTGCGCACCGTAACTTCCTGGGACGAAGTTCCCGTTAATGCTCTCAAGCTAAGTTGGTAA
- a CDS encoding DUF475 domain-containing protein: protein MIENIVDYFTDAGVEVYLILLILVVLEAVLSADNAIALAAIAKSVKDPKSQRQALNIGLIGAYILRIALILAATWVIKYWQFELLGALYLLWLVFNYFFFTDNEPEGHRSLRFKSIWQVIPTIAITDLAFSLDSVTSAIAITEDTWLIIAGGTFGIVILRFLAGLFIRWLQEYTYLEDAGFITVGFVGLRLLLKVWLPDYLIPEWVTVAVVAVFFTWGFSKKEVGSSDIGEQ, encoded by the coding sequence ATGATAGAAAACATAGTTGATTATTTTACTGACGCTGGGGTCGAAGTTTATCTCATACTGCTGATTTTAGTAGTTTTAGAGGCTGTTTTATCGGCAGATAATGCGATCGCCTTGGCTGCAATTGCTAAAAGCGTAAAAGATCCCAAATCCCAGCGACAGGCTCTTAATATAGGGCTTATTGGCGCATATATACTTAGAATTGCACTAATTCTTGCTGCTACCTGGGTAATCAAATATTGGCAATTTGAGCTTTTGGGAGCATTATATTTACTATGGCTAGTTTTCAATTATTTTTTCTTTACCGATAATGAGCCAGAAGGACACCGAAGTCTTCGCTTCAAGTCTATTTGGCAAGTAATTCCGACGATCGCCATTACTGATTTAGCTTTTTCGCTTGATAGCGTCACTTCGGCGATCGCTATTACTGAAGATACCTGGTTAATTATTGCTGGCGGTACTTTTGGAATAGTTATTTTACGCTTTCTAGCTGGATTATTTATTCGTTGGCTTCAAGAATATACCTACCTAGAAGATGCTGGATTTATTACTGTCGGCTTTGTGGGATTACGTCTGTTGCTTAAAGTTTGGCTACCAGATTACCTAATCCCCGAATGGGTCACGGTAGCTGTGGTAGCGGTATTTTTTACCTGGGGATTTTCTAAAAAAGAAGTTGGGTCATCTGATATTGGCGAACAGTAA
- the psaM gene encoding photosystem I reaction center subunit XII, whose protein sequence is MPLSDTQVFIALVVALIPGIMAIRLSTELYK, encoded by the coding sequence ATGCCTCTATCAGATACTCAGGTATTTATCGCTCTTGTAGTTGCTTTAATTCCTGGAATTATGGCGATTCGCTTGTCTACAGAATTGTACAAATAA
- a CDS encoding tetratricopeptide repeat protein, with protein sequence MKINFEQHISQSELQILPSPDQLEAALSEQYFLSNSLSSEQQLKKLRTCVKAKASQGNYPVAIALLDRLIALCPDNAVDYNNRGLMHFRNNQIVEALCDLSQALKINPHLDSAYNNRANCYAARGELAEAIADYDTALDLNPANLRAWINQGIAFRELEMYDLAIENFDITLIIGDSLQERIYAERGRTNYLQGDWNCAVADYQTALKILAARPDLTNLRQKVQAWLDRLLSPVIITDYLGPA encoded by the coding sequence ATGAAAATCAATTTTGAGCAGCATATTTCTCAATCAGAACTACAAATATTACCCTCCCCCGATCAATTGGAAGCAGCATTGTCTGAACAATATTTCTTGTCTAACTCATTAAGCTCAGAACAACAGCTAAAAAAACTGAGAACCTGCGTCAAAGCGAAAGCATCTCAGGGAAATTACCCAGTGGCGATCGCTCTTTTGGATCGACTAATTGCTTTATGCCCCGATAATGCAGTCGATTATAATAATCGAGGGTTGATGCACTTTCGTAATAATCAAATTGTTGAGGCTCTGTGTGATTTATCTCAGGCTTTAAAAATCAATCCTCATCTCGATAGTGCCTATAATAACCGAGCTAATTGCTATGCTGCTCGGGGTGAATTAGCAGAAGCGATCGCCGATTACGATACTGCCCTCGATTTAAATCCAGCAAATCTTCGTGCTTGGATCAACCAGGGAATTGCTTTTCGGGAGTTGGAAATGTACGATCTGGCAATTGAAAACTTCGATATTACGCTAATAATCGGGGATTCACTTCAAGAACGAATTTATGCAGAGCGAGGCAGAACTAATTATTTACAGGGAGACTGGAACTGCGCCGTTGCCGACTATCAAACAGCTTTAAAAATTCTAGCAGCTCGACCAGATCTAACTAATTTAAGACAAAAAGTTCAAGCTTGGTTAGATCGATTACTTAGTCCCGTCATAATTACTGATTATCTCGGTCCTGCTTGA
- a CDS encoding AAA family ATPase — protein sequence MVKTSKQSVKKLTEAQQEALTKLKSFLRSNGSFFRLSGYAGTGKSFLICHLIEWLDSLDFEFVVAAPTNKAAKSLMQVAMSIGINLEVKTVAQLLGQQPEINEETGLEEFTSAGEAEFDDYDVMIIDEFSMINRSNFEEIVSAIASTINTKVIFVGDEAQLPPVKEKQPMVAISEHIDDMATLNEVVRYEGEIAVVAEKIRSNEQYSRVIYPFQSSGDRTIVCQPRKQWLETVTQHFKSDDYKSNADYARLLVWRNKTAASANRFVRSRLWGKDAPVFVPGDRLIARKPLFRPRPGQKGNNKWGVLINNSEECSVIEQPTIKQLSYDKVAYQYRSVPVMTDTGFKVNLSVLTEKGEQLRNEQIKSYVEKKQWNKYFDLSRTFDDVTYAYSLTVHKAQGSSIDYVFLDTEDMRGCPDLQKMLYTALTRAKTRVFIPLN from the coding sequence ATGGTAAAGACTTCAAAGCAATCAGTAAAAAAGCTAACTGAAGCGCAACAAGAGGCTCTAACTAAATTAAAATCATTTCTACGCAGCAACGGTAGTTTCTTTCGCTTAAGCGGATATGCAGGCACAGGCAAGAGCTTTTTGATTTGCCATCTGATTGAGTGGTTAGACTCATTGGACTTTGAATTCGTAGTCGCAGCCCCAACTAATAAAGCTGCTAAGAGTCTGATGCAGGTTGCGATGTCTATCGGCATTAATCTAGAGGTTAAAACCGTAGCACAACTGTTGGGTCAACAGCCAGAAATTAACGAGGAAACTGGTTTAGAAGAATTTACTTCCGCAGGTGAAGCCGAATTTGATGATTACGATGTGATGATTATCGATGAGTTTTCGATGATTAATCGGAGTAATTTTGAAGAGATAGTAAGTGCGATCGCCTCAACTATTAACACGAAGGTCATTTTTGTGGGAGATGAGGCGCAGCTACCGCCAGTAAAAGAAAAGCAGCCAATGGTTGCTATATCCGAACACATTGACGACATGGCAACTTTAAATGAAGTTGTACGATATGAGGGAGAGATCGCGGTAGTTGCCGAGAAAATACGTAGCAATGAGCAATATAGTCGCGTAATCTATCCTTTCCAAAGTAGTGGCGATCGCACTATTGTCTGTCAACCGAGGAAGCAATGGCTAGAGACGGTAACTCAGCACTTTAAATCTGATGATTACAAAAGCAACGCCGACTATGCCAGGTTGTTAGTCTGGCGCAATAAAACTGCTGCATCTGCAAATAGATTTGTGCGATCGCGTTTGTGGGGTAAAGACGCACCCGTATTTGTACCTGGAGATAGGCTGATCGCCAGAAAACCCCTGTTTCGCCCTCGCCCTGGACAAAAAGGCAACAACAAATGGGGAGTTTTAATCAACAACTCAGAAGAGTGTTCTGTAATCGAGCAGCCAACAATTAAACAACTATCTTATGACAAAGTAGCGTATCAATATCGTTCCGTTCCAGTTATGACTGATACAGGGTTTAAAGTAAACCTGTCTGTTTTGACCGAAAAAGGTGAACAACTTAGAAATGAGCAGATTAAATCTTATGTAGAAAAAAAACAATGGAATAAGTATTTTGACTTGTCCAGAACTTTCGATGATGTCACCTATGCTTATAGTTTGACGGTACATAAAGCTCAGGGTTCTAGTATAGATTACGTCTTTCTCGATACGGAAGATATGCGGGGTTGTCCCGACTTACAAAAGATGCTTTACACTGCTTTAACCCGCGCTAAAACCCGAGTTTTTATTCCTTTGAATTAA
- a CDS encoding CDP-archaeol synthase: MIGWTQYFILDTLNLLWLALSLFIAGVIEAFLWKTSLFKILNIPIKTEWFGANKRWRGLISLPLAMVASVYLLNLVELLIPVLPEAAISFSSFNLLEFGLLVGFIFNLAELPNSFIKRRLDIPPGDENSLLFYFIDHMDSTYGVLVLWYFYFHFPLHFIVTSLVVAPLLFMSATELRKKLGLK, from the coding sequence ATGATCGGCTGGACACAATACTTTATTCTAGATACTTTGAATTTACTGTGGCTGGCTCTTAGTCTATTTATTGCTGGAGTTATTGAAGCTTTCTTATGGAAAACCAGTTTATTTAAAATATTAAATATTCCGATAAAAACTGAATGGTTTGGAGCAAATAAAAGGTGGCGCGGTTTAATTAGTTTGCCGCTCGCAATGGTAGCAAGCGTCTATTTATTAAACTTAGTCGAATTATTAATTCCAGTATTACCTGAAGCAGCAATTTCGTTTTCTAGTTTCAATTTACTTGAATTTGGCTTATTAGTTGGATTTATTTTCAACCTAGCGGAATTACCTAATTCTTTTATCAAGCGTCGCTTAGATATTCCTCCGGGAGACGAAAATAGCTTGCTATTTTATTTCATCGATCATATGGATTCTACTTACGGAGTTCTAGTTCTTTGGTACTTTTATTTTCACTTTCCCTTACACTTTATTGTTACAAGTTTAGTTGTTGCACCACTATTGTTTATGAGTGCAACAGAGTTGAGGAAAAAACTAGGTTTGAAATAA
- a CDS encoding glycosyltransferase, with amino-acid sequence MSVKDYWKTVEMKIAIIASGFLPIIDGVTISGWQRLQILSQQGHEVRFFCPDYSSLSKTYPDWQDYTGDILPGVRVINLTSNSLVGLDYEPNVTRNSYQSVLGELKRFQPDIIHIDQPERLYVAFWRIAGLDYAKQAGIPCISFFRTNFLDYLADYFPLPKPIFTAKINCLDIQLLRLNFGY; translated from the coding sequence GTGTCAGTCAAAGATTACTGGAAAACTGTTGAGATGAAAATTGCGATTATTGCTTCAGGTTTTTTACCCATTATTGATGGTGTAACAATTAGTGGATGGCAAAGATTACAAATACTGAGCCAACAAGGACATGAGGTACGTTTTTTTTGTCCTGACTACAGTAGTTTGTCCAAGACATATCCTGATTGGCAAGATTATACGGGAGATATATTACCTGGAGTCAGAGTTATTAATTTAACTAGCAATTCCTTAGTTGGGTTAGATTACGAACCTAATGTTACCAGAAACTCATATCAATCAGTTTTAGGCGAATTAAAGCGATTTCAACCAGATATTATTCATATTGATCAACCAGAAAGGCTCTACGTCGCGTTTTGGCGTATTGCTGGACTAGATTACGCCAAACAAGCTGGTATTCCCTGCATCAGTTTTTTCCGCACTAATTTTTTAGATTATTTGGCGGATTATTTTCCTTTGCCAAAACCAATTTTTACTGCAAAGATTAATTGTTTGGATATACAACTCTTACGACTTAACTTTGGTTACTAG
- a CDS encoding glycosyltransferase family 4 protein translates to MVTSKVTYPKVIDLGIKNARYGNLVGFDSDRFTPNLRQTDFFDSQYGLSQVDRLIKIVFLGRLYPDKGWYFTLKALKSVSSAVDLSQVAIIVAGDGPMREEIEAQLSNLTPNLHLLGRVAPENVPALLVNCDLHVTTSEKETRGLTILEAFAAGIPVIAPNSGGVIENIQDGKNGFLYTPGDRLDFSSKLQLLIENNRLRQEMGDLARISVKEYSWTQAVQNLVDIWQEAIADRLTTNHG, encoded by the coding sequence TTGGTTACTAGTAAAGTCACTTATCCCAAAGTTATTGACTTGGGAATAAAAAACGCTCGATATGGTAATTTAGTTGGTTTTGATAGCGATCGCTTTACTCCCAATCTACGTCAGACAGATTTTTTTGATTCACAATACGGGTTGTCTCAAGTAGATCGCTTAATTAAAATAGTCTTTTTAGGTCGTCTATATCCTGACAAAGGTTGGTATTTTACCCTAAAAGCTCTCAAAAGCGTGTCGTCAGCAGTCGATCTGAGTCAAGTAGCCATTATTGTCGCAGGAGATGGGCCAATGCGCGAGGAAATAGAGGCACAATTGAGTAACTTGACTCCCAACTTACATTTACTTGGTAGAGTAGCTCCAGAGAATGTTCCCGCGCTGTTAGTCAACTGCGATTTGCACGTCACTACTTCTGAGAAAGAAACCAGAGGTTTGACTATTTTAGAGGCGTTTGCAGCAGGAATTCCCGTAATTGCCCCCAATTCTGGCGGAGTAATTGAAAATATTCAAGATGGCAAGAATGGCTTTTTATATACTCCAGGCGATCGCTTAGACTTTTCGAGCAAACTCCAATTATTAATTGAAAATAATCGTTTGCGGCAAGAAATGGGCGATCTCGCGCGGATTTCCGTCAAAGAATACAGTTGGACACAGGCAGTTCAGAATTTAGTCGATATTTGGCAAGAGGCGATCGCCGATCGGTTGACAACGAACCATGGATAA
- a CDS encoding fatty acyl-AMP ligase, translating into MVNNSTIVDILLDKSINQPNYTAYTFLADGENESGSCTYQELDLQARAIAVQLLTKVKPGARALLVYPYTAGLEFIASFLGCLYAGVIAVTDYPRQHIKSLSQYQDRIVNCQAAIALTTQEFADRVKGQLIANPGMVMKLNALPWMASDRVNLNLAEQWQPPKINGDTLAFLQYTSGSTGQPKGVMVTHGNVLHNSEVIYQSFGHHDRTKILMWLPMFHDMGLIGGVMQPLYAGLPAVLMSPIALAQKPFLWLQALSKYQITTSGGPNFAYDLLCQKITDKQRASLDLSHWSVAFTGAEPVRAETLEKFAELYEPCGFKKEAFYPCYGMAEATLFITGINASQYPTITYLDKQALTEDKVVTVAPEHPNSKAAVSCGHTWLGDEIIIVDPETKVQCESDRVGEIWAAGVGIGKGYYQQQEQTTATFQATLANNPNKTYLRTGDLGFIKDGELYITGRIKDMMILWGRNHYPQHIEETVENCHPALSPNHGAAFSVDVNGEEQLVIAHEINRTYLRKLNAEEVIGAIRLAVGEQNMANVFAVALLKTGSIPKTSSGKIQRRACQSMFLDGSLNTIAQWQQSEITQTDITDLAGQFFSD; encoded by the coding sequence ATGGTAAATAATTCCACCATAGTAGATATTCTGCTTGATAAATCGATAAACCAACCCAATTATACTGCCTATACTTTTTTAGCCGATGGAGAAAATGAATCTGGTAGCTGTACATACCAGGAGTTAGATCTTCAAGCACGGGCGATCGCAGTACAGTTGCTAACCAAAGTAAAACCAGGCGCTCGCGCTTTGTTAGTTTATCCTTATACTGCTGGCTTGGAGTTTATTGCTAGTTTCTTAGGTTGTCTTTATGCCGGAGTTATTGCCGTTACCGACTATCCCCGACAGCACATTAAATCTCTTAGCCAGTATCAAGACCGTATTGTCAATTGTCAAGCAGCAATTGCTTTGACTACCCAAGAATTTGCCGATCGCGTAAAAGGACAGCTAATTGCCAATCCAGGAATGGTAATGAAGTTAAACGCTTTGCCCTGGATGGCGAGCGATCGCGTTAACTTGAATTTAGCTGAGCAATGGCAGCCGCCCAAAATTAACGGGGACACTCTGGCTTTTTTACAATATACTTCTGGTTCTACGGGACAACCCAAAGGAGTAATGGTCACTCATGGTAATGTGCTGCACAATTCAGAAGTAATCTACCAGTCTTTTGGACATCACGATCGCACTAAAATTTTAATGTGGTTGCCAATGTTTCATGATATGGGATTAATTGGCGGCGTAATGCAGCCTTTATATGCAGGTTTACCCGCTGTATTAATGTCGCCTATTGCTTTGGCACAAAAACCCTTTCTCTGGTTACAGGCGTTGTCTAAATATCAGATAACTACCAGCGGCGGACCTAATTTTGCCTATGACTTATTATGTCAAAAAATTACTGATAAGCAACGAGCCAGCTTGGATCTTAGTCATTGGTCAGTAGCATTTACGGGGGCTGAACCTGTACGAGCAGAAACCCTAGAGAAATTTGCTGAACTGTATGAACCTTGCGGGTTTAAGAAAGAAGCCTTTTACCCCTGTTACGGTATGGCTGAGGCAACGTTATTTATTACTGGGATTAATGCTTCGCAATATCCTACGATCACCTATTTAGATAAACAAGCCTTAACTGAAGATAAAGTTGTTACGGTAGCACCAGAACACCCTAACTCTAAAGCTGCTGTTAGCTGTGGTCACACTTGGTTGGGGGATGAAATTATTATTGTCGATCCCGAAACTAAAGTTCAGTGTGAAAGCGATCGCGTAGGGGAGATTTGGGCAGCCGGAGTAGGTATTGGCAAAGGGTACTATCAACAACAGGAGCAAACAACAGCAACTTTTCAAGCAACTTTAGCTAATAACCCCAATAAAACTTACCTCCGCACCGGAGATTTAGGCTTTATTAAAGACGGTGAACTATACATCACGGGACGAATCAAAGATATGATGATTCTCTGGGGACGTAATCATTATCCGCAACATATTGAAGAAACGGTGGAAAATTGTCACCCTGCTCTTTCTCCTAATCATGGTGCAGCATTTAGCGTGGACGTTAACGGAGAAGAACAGTTAGTCATTGCTCATGAAATCAATCGCACTTACTTGCGAAAACTTAATGCCGAGGAAGTTATCGGCGCAATCCGCCTGGCTGTAGGAGAACAAAACATGGCTAATGTTTTTGCCGTAGCTTTACTCAAAACTGGCAGCATCCCCAAAACCTCTAGCGGTAAAATTCAGCGTCGCGCCTGTCAAAGTATGTTCCTCGATGGCAGTTTAAACACGATCGCGCAATGGCAACAGTCAGAAATTACTCAAACCGACATTACCGATTTAGCAGGACAGTTTTTTAGCGATTGA